The following proteins come from a genomic window of Alosa sapidissima isolate fAloSap1 chromosome 20, fAloSap1.pri, whole genome shotgun sequence:
- the nocta gene encoding nocturnin isoform X2, with amino-acid sequence MGSGSSSGSSSSSRLFGTLAQTLSSPSIPLALPAAREDDDDDSCDPADPDLLLRECEEALRNRPARWQRGFMHPTHVDVNPRGPSPDQQPIRVMQWNILAQALGEGKDGFLRCPLDALNWAERKYLILEEILTYQPDVLCLQEVDHYFDTFRPVLSSLGYQSSFCPKPWSPCLDVENNNGPDGCALFFRRDRFEPLATNHLRLSAMMLKTNQVAVVTTLRCRASGRRFCVAVTHLKARSGWESLRSAQGSSLLQSLCAITMEMAVQDASGTVADEDEAGVPLIVCGDFNAEPWEDVYRRFASSPLGLDSAYKHLSADGRSEPPYTSWKIRRSSGESRHTLDYIWYSSRRFCVNGVLELPNEEQIGPDRLPSYHYPSDHLSLVCDFSFSEPTQPHRLL; translated from the exons ATGGGCAGTGGGAGCAGCAGTgggagcagcagcagtagccggCTGTTCGGGACTCTGGCGCAGACGCTGAGCAGTCCCAGCATCCCACTGGCGTTGCCGGCGGCGCGGGAGGACGACGACGATGACTCGTGCGACCCCGCTGACCCAGACCTGCTGCTGCGCGAGTGCGAGGAGGCGCTGCGCAACCGGCCGGCACGCTGGCAACGAGGCTTCATGCATCCGACGCACGTGGACGTGAACCCACGCGGACCCAGCCCTGACCAACAGCCCATCCGCGTCATGCAGTGGAACATCCTGGCTCAAG CACTGGGCGAGGGGAAGGACGGCTTTCTGCGCTGCCCGCTGGATGCTCTGAACTGGGCCGAGCGGAAGTACCTGATCCTGGAAGAGATCCTCACCTACCAGCCGGACGTGCTGTGCCTGCAGGAGGTGGACCACTACTTCGACACCTTCCGGCCCGTGCTGTCCAGCCTGGGATACCAAAGTAGCTTCTGCCCCAAGCCCTGGTCGCCTTGCCTGGACGTGGAGAACAACAACGGCCCGGACGGCTGCGCGCTCTTCTTCCGGCGCGACCGTTTCGAGCCGCTGGCCACCAATCACCTGCGTCTGTCGGCCATGATGCTCAAGACCAACCAGGTGGCGGTGGTGACGACGCTAAGGTGCCGCGCGTCCGGTCGCCGCTTCTGCGTGGCGGTCACTCACCTGAAGGCGCGCAGTGGCTGGGAGAGCCTGCGAAGTGCGCAGGGCAGCAGCCTGCTGCAGAGCCTGTGCGCCATCACCATGGAGATGGCGGTGCAGGACGCCAGCGGCACGGTGGCGGACGAAGACGAGGCCGGCGTGCCGCTGATCGTGTGCGGCGACTTCAACGCCGAGCCGTGGGAGGACGTGTACCGGCGCTTCGCCTCTTCGCCACTGGGCCTGGACAGCGCCTACAAGCACTTGAGTGCCGACGGCCGCAGCGAGCCGCCCTACACCAGCTGGAAGATCCGGCGCTCCAGCGGCGAGAGCCGCCACACGCTTGACTACATCTGGTACTCCAGCCGCCGGTTCTGCGTCAACGGCGTCCTCGAGCTGCCCAACGAGGAGCAGATCGGCCCGGACCGCCTGCCCTCGTACCACTACCCCTCCGACCACCTGTCGCTCGTCTGTGACTTCAGCTTCTCCGAGCCCACGCAGCCCCACCGGCTGCTCTAG